The following coding sequences lie in one Capsicum annuum cultivar UCD-10X-F1 chromosome 5, UCD10Xv1.1, whole genome shotgun sequence genomic window:
- the LOC107870422 gene encoding uncharacterized protein LOC107870422 isoform X1 produces the protein MAAESNTGFHQQALSFQSGVIGNSSSQMMLMGDYYSHLGMNFDVNNSGLGGGGGMLYSGNPTMMTNNCTSSSSPRTSQYGSCSGSFLIDTVPGLKHDTGLAVEWTIEELYKLEEGLIKYANEPRIMKYIKIAATLRDKNVRDVALRCRWITRKRRKQEDYSLGKKMKDMKDKLAEMSSMSSASASLMSLAPYSLSMYHHGPSDALSSGAALLGTRHLLEENNQALNKISANLSTFKLQDNVDLFFQTKNNLIAILNNMKNMPGIMSQMPPLPVFLNEELASSLSPSSAQPMMFGCRSGIQLKQEPAC, from the exons ATGGCAGCGGAGTCTAATACAGGGTTTCACCAGCAAGCGTTATCATTTCAATCAGGGGTAATTGGGAACTCATCGTCTCAGATGATGTTGATGGGTGATTACTATAGTCATCTTGGAATGAATTTCGATGTAAATAATAGTGGTTTAGGAGGAGGAGGAGGGATGTTGTATTCAGGGAATCCAACCATGATGACAAACAATTGCACCAGTAGCAGTAGTCCAAGAACTAGTCAGTATGGAAGTTGTTCAGGTTCTTTTCTTATAGATACAGTGCCAGGGCTCAAGCATGATACGGGCCTTGCAGTTGAATGGACGATCGAGGAGCTGTACAAATTGGAGGAAGGACTTATCAA GTATGCCAATGAACCACGTATAATGAAATACATTAAGATTGCAGCCACACTTCGCGATAAAAATGTACGTGATGTTGCACTGAGATGTAGGTGGATCACG AGAAAGCGAAGGAAACAGGAAGACTATAGTTTGGGGAAGAAAATGAAAGATATGAAG GATAAATTAGCAGAAATGTCCTCAATGAGTAGTGCATCTGCTTCACTTATGAGCTTGGCTCCATATTCTCTCTCCATGTACCATCATGGCCCCAGTGATGCTTTGTCATCAGGAG CAGCGTTACTTGGAACAAGGCATCTGTTGGAAGAAAATAATCAGGCCCTTAATAAAATTTCGGCTAACCTCTCAACGTTCAAG TTGCAGGACAATGTTGATCTCTTTTTCCAGACGAAGAACAACTTAATTGCGATTTTAAATAA TATGAAAAATATGCCAGGGATTATGAGCCAAATGCCACCACTTCCAGTCTTCTTAAATGAGGAGCTTGCTAGTAGTCTTTCGCCTAGTTCAGCTCAG
- the LOC107870422 gene encoding uncharacterized protein LOC107870422 isoform X2 — protein MAAESNTGFHQQALSFQSGVIGNSSSQMMLMGDYYSHLGMNFDVNNSGLGGGGGMLYSGNPTMMTNNCTSSSSPRTSQYGSCSGSFLIDTVPGLKHDTGLAVEWTIEELYKLEEGLIKYANEPRIMKYIKIAATLRDKNVRDVALRCRWITRKRRKQEDYSLGKKMKDMKDKLAEMSSMSSASASLMSLAPYSLSMYHHGPSDALSSGALLGTRHLLEENNQALNKISANLSTFKLQDNVDLFFQTKNNLIAILNNMKNMPGIMSQMPPLPVFLNEELASSLSPSSAQPMMFGCRSGIQLKQEPAC, from the exons ATGGCAGCGGAGTCTAATACAGGGTTTCACCAGCAAGCGTTATCATTTCAATCAGGGGTAATTGGGAACTCATCGTCTCAGATGATGTTGATGGGTGATTACTATAGTCATCTTGGAATGAATTTCGATGTAAATAATAGTGGTTTAGGAGGAGGAGGAGGGATGTTGTATTCAGGGAATCCAACCATGATGACAAACAATTGCACCAGTAGCAGTAGTCCAAGAACTAGTCAGTATGGAAGTTGTTCAGGTTCTTTTCTTATAGATACAGTGCCAGGGCTCAAGCATGATACGGGCCTTGCAGTTGAATGGACGATCGAGGAGCTGTACAAATTGGAGGAAGGACTTATCAA GTATGCCAATGAACCACGTATAATGAAATACATTAAGATTGCAGCCACACTTCGCGATAAAAATGTACGTGATGTTGCACTGAGATGTAGGTGGATCACG AGAAAGCGAAGGAAACAGGAAGACTATAGTTTGGGGAAGAAAATGAAAGATATGAAG GATAAATTAGCAGAAATGTCCTCAATGAGTAGTGCATCTGCTTCACTTATGAGCTTGGCTCCATATTCTCTCTCCATGTACCATCATGGCCCCAGTGATGCTTTGTCATCAGGAG CGTTACTTGGAACAAGGCATCTGTTGGAAGAAAATAATCAGGCCCTTAATAAAATTTCGGCTAACCTCTCAACGTTCAAG TTGCAGGACAATGTTGATCTCTTTTTCCAGACGAAGAACAACTTAATTGCGATTTTAAATAA TATGAAAAATATGCCAGGGATTATGAGCCAAATGCCACCACTTCCAGTCTTCTTAAATGAGGAGCTTGCTAGTAGTCTTTCGCCTAGTTCAGCTCAG